The following is a genomic window from Coleofasciculaceae cyanobacterium.
ACATCAATTATGGCGATCGCCTTGGCGTATGAATCTATCAAATCAGTTTTCCAAATCTCAGCCAACCATCATTCGCTTAGAAGAAGTAGAAAAAGTTTACGGTAGTGGCAATACTGCGGTTCATGCCTTAGATAAAGTCAATCTCATCATCAATCAGGGAGAATATTGCTCCATCATGGGAGCATCTGGTTCAGGAAAATCTACGGTCATGAATATAATTGGCTGTTTAGATCGACCTACTGCGGGAAAATATTACCTCGATAATGTTGCTGTGGCAGGATTGGCTGATGAACAATTGGCAGAGATTCGTAATCGCAAAATTGGCTTTGTATTCCAACAGTTTCATTTACTTCCCCAAATCAGCGCCTTAGAAAATGTTATGTTGCCAATGGTGTATGCAGGAATATCTAATAGTGAACGACGCGATCGCGCCCAAGAAGCCTTAAACAAGATGGGTTTGGGTAACAGAGTCAATAACCGCCCGAATCAGCTCTCTGGAGGACAACAGCAGCGAGTAGCGATCGCCAGAGCCATTGTCAATCAACCTTTACTGCTACTGGCGGATGAGCCGACTGGTGCGCTAGACTCTCACACGACTAAAGAAGTTTTGGATATTTTTGGCGATTTACATAATAGTGGCATAACCGTAGTAATGGTTACTCATGAACCAGAAGTAGCTAAATTAACCGAGAGAATAGTTTGGTTTAAGGATGGTCAAATAGTTTATTCTCATCTGACCCCAGCGGAAATGTTAACCATAGCAGTTGCCTCCTAACAAATTTCCCCTGTATATTCCACAACCTCAATCAAGCTGCTTTACTGTTGCAGAGAATCTCAAAGTAAAAGATAATGCTTGATTAAGCAAAGTGTATTTTTGTATACTAATATAATTTATAATTTAGTAAAGATCGCAAATTGTCGGATAAACGAGAAGAGTTAACTAATCTTTTGAGTTGATAAGCAAAAGTTTCAGTCCAAAAGCGAGCATTTATCTGTGCGTTTCGGCGTTCAGCAACCAACACAATGAATTATTCTCAGCTAGAACCTAGTCATTCCTTACGCTACGATGCAGAGGCGATCGCCTCTCACTATCGTTTTAGACCTTGGCAGGTAATCTGGCGAGCGATCGCCGTTATCTGGCTATTTGGTAATTTTGTCTTGCGCCTCTATCTAGACAAATTGACCAACACAGAAGCAACCAACCGAGCCAAAAGAGCTACTCAACTACGCAAAATTATCACTACTCTTGGTCCTACATATATTAAAGTTGGACAGGCACTTTCTACTAGACCAGACTTGATTCGCAAAGACTTTTTAGATGAGCTGACTAAACTACAGGATCAGCTACCACCTTTTGATAATCGGATTGCTTTTAGAATTATTGAATCAGGTTTAGGACGCTCAATCACAGAAATCTATCGAGAATTTTCTCCTAACCCCGTAGCTGCTGCTTCTTTAGGTCAGGTATATAAGGCGGTGCTGCATACGGGAGAAACTGTAGCAGTAAAAGTTCAGCGTCCTAATCTACGTCCAAAGCTAAGTCTCGATCTCTATTTAATGCGACTTTTGGCTGGTTGGGTAGAACCTTGGTTGCCTCTCAATTTGGGTCATGATTTAGCTTTAATTGTTGATGAGTTTGGCGCAAAATTATTTGAAGAAATAGACTACCTCAACGAAGCCAAAAATGCCGAACAATTTGCCCAAAATTTTGCTGGAGATCCTGAAGTAAAAGTTCCAGCAATCTACAATCAATACTCCAATAACTTTGTTTTAACTTTAGAGTGGATTGATGGTATCAAGCTAACTGACTTGGCTAAGCTAGAAGCTGCGGGTTTAAATGCAGATAAT
Proteins encoded in this region:
- a CDS encoding ABC transporter ATP-binding protein is translated as MNLSNQFSKSQPTIIRLEEVEKVYGSGNTAVHALDKVNLIINQGEYCSIMGASGSGKSTVMNIIGCLDRPTAGKYYLDNVAVAGLADEQLAEIRNRKIGFVFQQFHLLPQISALENVMLPMVYAGISNSERRDRAQEALNKMGLGNRVNNRPNQLSGGQQQRVAIARAIVNQPLLLLADEPTGALDSHTTKEVLDIFGDLHNSGITVVMVTHEPEVAKLTERIVWFKDGQIVYSHLTPAEMLTIAVAS